In a genomic window of Sulfurimonas denitrificans DSM 1251:
- the secA gene encoding preprotein translocase subunit SecA, with amino-acid sequence MLQALMGKIFGTTNDRELKRYRQIVNKINNLESKYKALSDEALKSAFNEIKESVLSGGKSLDSVLVDSFAITREASTRVLNMRHFDVQLIGGIVLHEGKIAEMKTGEGKTLVATLPIVLNAISGKGVHLVTVNDYLASRDGNEMRPLYEFLGFSVGVILENMHDPVVKREVYNADITYGTNNEFGFDYLRDNMSYSRENMVQRGHNFVIVDEVDSILIDEARTPLIISGPTNRTLRDFKDANDIALKLLKDEHFSVDEKDKTVLLTEEGITRAEELFKVENLYSPENASLSHILDQALKANYLFEKDVDYVVNNGEVVIVDEFTGRLSEGRRFSEGLHQALEAKESVEIKEETQTLADITFQNYFRMYNKLAGMTGTAQTEASEFAQIYSLDVISIPTNIPILRKDLNDLIYKTEKEKFEAVIATIKKLSATGQPVLIGTASIEKSEILHEVLKKEKIAHTVLNAKNHAQEGEIIKNAGAKGAVTIATNMAGRGVDIKVNDEVKALGGLYIVGTERHENRRIDNQLRGRSGRQGDNGTTQFYLSLEDSLLRIFGSDKIKSIMERLGVEDGEYIESKMVTRAVEKAQKKVENMHYEGRKHIVEYDDVANEQRKIVYKFRNQLLDPEFNISMKINEIRAEYVAHLFANVSIFNGGVKEDFNLEKLFKLIHEEINLELNPADFASYEYEELLEVLTQKIKSSYDEKMSVLNDSICSEIERELYLKELDSAWREHLYAMDNMKTGIRLRAYNQKDPLVEYKKESFNLFTELVEDIKFNTIKTLQIIQFRVEDPEEEARRVAEKLDIQRKMNEASIQFNHYQSEMENESKKISRNDLCPCGSGKKYKLCCGKSGPKKGVFAS; translated from the coding sequence ATGCTACAAGCATTAATGGGTAAGATTTTTGGTACTACAAATGATAGAGAACTAAAAAGATATAGACAAATAGTAAATAAAATAAATAACTTAGAGAGCAAATATAAAGCTCTCAGCGATGAAGCATTAAAGAGTGCTTTTAATGAGATAAAAGAGAGTGTTTTATCTGGTGGTAAAAGTTTAGATAGCGTATTAGTCGACTCTTTTGCGATAACTAGAGAAGCTAGCACAAGAGTGCTTAACATGAGACATTTTGATGTTCAGCTTATCGGTGGAATAGTTCTACATGAGGGCAAAATTGCTGAGATGAAAACAGGAGAGGGTAAAACATTAGTTGCTACTCTTCCAATAGTTCTTAATGCAATTAGTGGCAAAGGCGTTCACCTTGTTACTGTTAATGACTATCTTGCCTCAAGAGATGGCAATGAGATGCGACCATTATATGAATTTTTAGGTTTTAGTGTTGGCGTTATCTTAGAAAATATGCATGACCCAGTTGTAAAAAGAGAAGTTTACAACGCAGACATTACATACGGAACAAATAACGAATTTGGATTTGATTATCTAAGAGACAATATGAGCTATTCTCGTGAAAATATGGTTCAAAGAGGTCATAATTTTGTTATTGTTGATGAAGTTGATAGTATCTTGATTGATGAAGCTAGAACTCCACTTATTATCTCAGGACCTACAAACAGAACACTAAGAGACTTTAAAGACGCAAATGACATAGCTCTTAAGCTCCTTAAAGATGAGCACTTTAGCGTTGATGAGAAAGATAAAACAGTTCTATTGACAGAAGAGGGTATAACAAGGGCAGAGGAGCTTTTCAAAGTTGAAAATCTTTACAGTCCAGAGAATGCTTCACTATCTCATATATTAGATCAGGCACTAAAGGCGAATTACCTTTTTGAAAAAGATGTTGATTATGTTGTAAATAACGGTGAAGTTGTAATTGTAGATGAGTTTACGGGGCGCCTAAGCGAAGGTCGTCGCTTCTCAGAGGGACTTCATCAAGCCCTTGAAGCAAAAGAGAGTGTTGAGATAAAAGAAGAGACTCAAACACTAGCTGATATTACATTTCAAAACTACTTTAGAATGTATAATAAATTAGCGGGTATGACAGGAACAGCACAAACAGAAGCTTCAGAATTTGCACAAATCTACTCTTTGGATGTTATCTCTATCCCTACAAATATTCCTATTTTAAGAAAAGACTTAAACGACTTAATCTATAAAACAGAAAAAGAGAAATTTGAAGCGGTTATAGCTACAATAAAAAAACTCTCAGCTACTGGTCAGCCAGTGCTTATTGGTACTGCATCTATTGAAAAATCTGAGATTCTACATGAAGTATTGAAAAAAGAGAAAATTGCGCATACTGTTTTAAATGCTAAAAATCATGCACAAGAGGGTGAGATTATTAAAAATGCTGGTGCAAAAGGTGCTGTAACCATCGCTACAAACATGGCAGGACGTGGTGTTGACATTAAGGTAAATGATGAAGTAAAAGCTCTTGGTGGTCTCTATATTGTAGGAACTGAGCGTCATGAAAACAGAAGAATTGATAATCAACTTCGTGGAAGAAGTGGTCGTCAAGGAGACAATGGAACAACACAGTTTTACCTCTCGCTAGAAGATAGTCTTTTGCGTATTTTTGGAAGCGATAAAATTAAGAGCATCATGGAGAGACTTGGTGTTGAAGATGGAGAGTATATAGAGTCAAAAATGGTTACTCGCGCAGTTGAAAAAGCTCAGAAAAAAGTTGAAAATATGCACTATGAGGGCAGAAAGCATATTGTTGAATATGATGATGTTGCAAATGAGCAGAGAAAAATTGTCTATAAATTTAGAAATCAACTCCTTGACCCTGAGTTTAATATATCTATGAAAATTAACGAAATCAGAGCTGAGTATGTGGCTCATCTTTTTGCTAATGTCTCCATTTTTAATGGCGGGGTAAAAGAGGATTTTAATTTAGAAAAACTCTTTAAACTTATACATGAAGAGATAAATTTAGAACTAAATCCAGCTGATTTTGCATCTTATGAGTATGAAGAACTCTTAGAAGTTTTAACACAAAAGATTAAAAGTAGCTACGATGAAAAAATGAGTGTGCTTAATGATTCAATTTGTAGTGAGATAGAAAGAGAGCTATACTTAAAAGAGTTAGATAGTGCTTGGAGAGAGCATCTCTATGCGATGGATAATATGAAAACAGGTATTAGGCTAAGAGCATATAACCAAAAAGACCCTCTTGTAGAGTATAAAAAAGAGAGTTTTAACCTCTTTACAGAGCTTGTTGAGGATATTAAATTTAACACTATAAAGACTCTTCAAATTATTCAATTTAGAGTTGAAGACCCAGAGGAAGAGGCTAGAAGAGTTGCTGAAAAGTTAGATATACAAAGAAAGATGAATGAAGCTTCAATTCAATTTAACCATTATCAAAGTGAGATGGAAAATGAGAGCAAAAAGATATCCAGAAATGATCTTTGCCCTTGTGGAAGTGGAAAAAAATACAAACTTTGCTGCGGTAAAAGTGGTCCAAAAAAAGGTGTATTTGCTTCTTGA
- a CDS encoding putative quorum-sensing-regulated virulence factor, with the protein MTKIHFVFTKHQNSFSVHVKNLELLLVEQIKEIETFVELRRGFFDFNTYTFSIKKRVEFIEFKALVETIFTDSFCEEVVLKIPQKNRVEYGKYKGMIYCDLPDVYLLWLKSNYHGKDREIIEAELKSRDL; encoded by the coding sequence ATGACAAAAATACATTTTGTCTTTACAAAACACCAAAACTCTTTTAGTGTACATGTAAAAAATTTAGAACTACTTTTGGTTGAACAGATAAAAGAGATAGAAACTTTTGTGGAGCTAAGAAGGGGTTTTTTTGATTTTAACACATACACTTTTTCAATTAAAAAAAGAGTTGAGTTTATAGAGTTCAAAGCTCTTGTGGAGACAATTTTTACTGATTCATTTTGTGAAGAGGTAGTTTTAAAAATTCCACAAAAAAATAGAGTTGAATATGGAAAATATAAAGGGATGATCTACTGCGATTTACCAGATGTGTATCTTCTATGGCTAAAAAGTAACTATCATGGAAAAGATAGAGAGATTATTGAGGCAGAATTAAAATCAAGAGATTTATAA
- the lolA gene encoding LolA-like outer membrane lipoprotein chaperone, with protein sequence MKPFLIAVFITVELFASLDSIVSFDADFTQNITDDKNKTISYNGHIIATKPQNARWSYFKPVKKEVYINDYDVTIVEPEIEQVIIRKIESNFDFFKMIENAKENSKDNYTAKYGDTLFNIKKKGDLIESISYLDEFENRVVIIFKSQKQNQAINKILFMPTYPLDFDIIRD encoded by the coding sequence ATGAAACCATTTTTAATAGCAGTTTTTATTACAGTTGAGCTCTTCGCCTCTTTGGACTCTATCGTCTCATTTGATGCAGACTTTACTCAAAATATCACAGACGATAAAAATAAGACAATCAGTTACAATGGGCACATAATAGCCACTAAACCGCAAAACGCAAGATGGAGTTATTTTAAACCTGTAAAAAAAGAGGTTTACATTAACGATTATGATGTAACTATTGTTGAACCAGAGATTGAACAGGTTATTATTAGAAAAATTGAATCAAATTTTGATTTTTTCAAGATGATAGAAAACGCAAAAGAGAACTCAAAAGATAACTACACAGCCAAATATGGAGACACTCTCTTTAACATAAAGAAAAAAGGTGACTTAATAGAGTCTATCTCATATCTAGATGAGTTTGAAAACAGGGTTGTAATTATCTTTAAAAGTCAAAAGCAAAATCAAGCTATAAACAAGATACTATTTATGCCTACTTACCCATTGGACTTTGATATAATTAGAGACTAA
- the acnB gene encoding bifunctional aconitate hydratase 2/2-methylisocitrate dehydratase — protein MSFIEDYKAHIAERETLGVPPLPLNAEQTVALVEMIKDKVGDMAQNVDLLTNRVSPGVDDAAYVKAAFLNDIASEKISIPAISPARAVEMMGMMLGGYNVKPMVDALTSKSSEVVDAAKEALKHTLLVYDAFNDVEELYKAGNTHAAEVIKSWADAEWFTSRPALAEKMTLSVFKVAGETNTDDLSPASEAFTRSDIPLHANSMLVAKMDNPIETIKKLKEKGNPIAYVGDVVGTGSSRKSGVNSVQWHMGEDIPGVPNKRTGGVVLGSIIAPIFFATCEDSGALPLELDVSEMETGDVITIYPYKGEAHKDGKCIATFKLNPNTITDEVRAGGRIPLIIGRGLTSKARGVLGLGASDKFLTAEQPADSGKGYTLAQKMVGRACGMSGVRPGMYVEPETSTVGSQDTTGPMTRDEIVELAALGFSADLVMQSFCHTAAYPKPSDIVMHHTLPDFISKRSGVALRPGDGVIHSWLNRMVLPDTVGTGADSHTRFPIGISFPGGSGIVAFAGVTGSMPLTMPESVLVRFKGELQPGITLRDLVNAIPHQAIKEGLLTVEKKGKKNIFAGRIMEIEGMPDMKCEQAFELSDASAERSAAACTVLLNEEPVIEYLKSNVTLLESMIEAGYEDKRTIKRRIDKMKEWLASPSLMKPDADAEYAAVIEIDLNTITEPILACPNDPDDVATLSEVLASSRPTKIDEVFVGSCMTNIGHYRALGEVLKGEGKVPTTLWVCPPTKMDEKQLTEDGYYVTFGEAGARTEIPGCSLCMGNQARVADDAVVFSTSTRNFDNRLGKGAQVYLGSAELAAVCSILGRIPTKAEYLEKTKKIIGKESEIYKYLNFNLIKDYKL, from the coding sequence ATGTCATTTATTGAAGATTATAAAGCACATATAGCAGAAAGAGAAACCCTTGGAGTTCCACCACTACCATTAAATGCTGAGCAAACTGTTGCTTTAGTAGAGATGATAAAAGATAAAGTGGGCGATATGGCTCAAAATGTAGATCTTCTTACAAATCGTGTATCACCAGGTGTTGATGACGCTGCGTATGTAAAAGCTGCATTTTTAAATGATATAGCTTCAGAGAAGATTAGCATACCTGCAATATCTCCTGCTCGTGCTGTGGAGATGATGGGAATGATGCTTGGCGGATATAATGTCAAACCTATGGTTGATGCACTTACTTCCAAAAGCAGTGAAGTAGTAGATGCAGCTAAAGAGGCACTAAAACACACTCTTCTTGTTTACGATGCTTTTAATGACGTAGAAGAACTTTATAAAGCTGGAAATACTCATGCGGCTGAAGTTATAAAATCATGGGCAGATGCTGAGTGGTTTACATCAAGACCAGCATTAGCAGAAAAAATGACCCTAAGTGTATTTAAAGTAGCTGGAGAGACAAATACGGATGACCTCTCACCAGCTTCTGAAGCGTTTACTCGTTCAGATATTCCACTACATGCAAACTCTATGCTTGTTGCTAAGATGGATAATCCTATCGAGACTATTAAAAAGCTAAAAGAAAAAGGCAATCCAATCGCTTATGTTGGTGATGTTGTTGGAACTGGAAGCTCAAGAAAATCTGGTGTAAACTCTGTTCAGTGGCACATGGGTGAAGATATCCCAGGTGTTCCAAACAAGCGCACTGGCGGTGTTGTTCTTGGAAGCATTATCGCTCCAATCTTCTTTGCTACATGTGAAGATTCAGGCGCATTGCCACTTGAGCTTGATGTATCTGAAATGGAAACAGGCGATGTAATTACTATCTATCCATACAAGGGTGAAGCTCACAAAGATGGCAAATGTATTGCAACTTTTAAACTAAATCCTAACACTATTACTGATGAAGTACGTGCTGGTGGACGTATTCCGTTGATTATCGGTCGTGGCTTAACTTCTAAAGCTCGTGGTGTTCTTGGTCTTGGTGCATCTGATAAATTCTTAACGGCTGAACAGCCAGCTGATAGCGGTAAAGGTTATACTCTAGCTCAAAAGATGGTTGGTCGCGCATGTGGCATGAGCGGTGTTCGCCCAGGAATGTACGTAGAGCCTGAAACATCTACAGTTGGTTCTCAAGATACAACAGGACCAATGACAAGAGATGAGATAGTAGAACTTGCGGCTCTTGGCTTCTCTGCTGATTTAGTTATGCAGTCATTTTGTCACACAGCAGCGTATCCTAAGCCATCAGACATTGTAATGCACCACACGTTACCAGATTTTATCTCTAAGCGTTCAGGTGTTGCTCTTCGTCCAGGTGATGGAGTTATTCACTCTTGGTTAAACAGAATGGTTCTTCCTGATACTGTTGGAACTGGTGCTGATAGCCATACACGTTTCCCAATTGGTATATCTTTCCCTGGTGGTTCAGGAATAGTTGCATTTGCTGGTGTAACAGGCTCTATGCCTTTAACTATGCCAGAATCTGTTCTTGTTCGCTTTAAAGGTGAACTACAACCTGGTATAACTCTTCGTGACCTAGTAAATGCTATTCCTCATCAAGCGATAAAAGAGGGTCTTTTAACTGTTGAGAAAAAGGGTAAGAAAAACATATTTGCTGGTCGTATCATGGAGATAGAAGGTATGCCTGATATGAAGTGTGAACAAGCTTTTGAACTCTCAGATGCATCTGCTGAGAGAAGCGCAGCTGCATGTACAGTTTTACTAAATGAAGAGCCAGTAATTGAGTACCTAAAATCAAATGTAACTCTTTTAGAGTCTATGATTGAAGCTGGATATGAGGACAAACGTACAATTAAGCGTCGTATAGACAAGATGAAAGAGTGGCTAGCATCTCCATCACTTATGAAGCCAGATGCTGATGCAGAGTACGCAGCAGTAATCGAGATAGATTTGAACACTATTACAGAACCTATTTTAGCTTGTCCAAATGATCCAGATGATGTTGCAACACTAAGTGAAGTTCTTGCATCTTCTCGTCCTACTAAAATTGATGAAGTATTTGTTGGTTCATGTATGACAAATATCGGTCACTATCGTGCTTTAGGCGAAGTTTTAAAAGGTGAAGGCAAAGTTCCAACAACTCTTTGGGTTTGTCCTCCAACAAAAATGGATGAAAAACAGCTGACTGAAGATGGTTATTATGTAACTTTTGGTGAAGCTGGTGCTAGAACTGAGATTCCAGGATGTTCACTATGTATGGGAAATCAAGCAAGAGTTGCTGATGATGCGGTTGTATTTTCAACTTCAACTCGTAACTTTGATAACCGTTTAGGAAAAGGCGCTCAAGTTTATCTTGGTTCTGCTGAGTTAGCTGCAGTGTGCTCTATACTTGGACGTATTCCAACTAAAGCTGAGTACTTAGAAAAAACTAAAAAAATCATTGGTAAAGAGAGTGAGATATACAAATATCTTAACTTTAATCTTATTAAAGACTATAAACTCTAA
- a CDS encoding DNA translocase FtsK, whose amino-acid sequence MKDTLFILCFGLLTYLGFATIFGDTALMGSYGAVFAQYNHKYFGYISYMYIFASLIPLYIFYKQSSINSRVVELSVASVLVFFALLLAQALLITNELRGEVVAGFVNFLSPFIGLFGLWTLWFIIAILSMVIIFDRSAHEMVDVLYAKLKKSGIKREDKGIKKSFEAKSKSNSIAKVYANFNKEQKEQESSQDYTQDVVEIKVEPEIEVELEIDQPAYLRKEQPKVAQESKKVKEHNILELVHEIKEQKNTIVVEELEENAKLLATIEKGSVEKPKNFKLPSIEFLQKPNNKAHSVDESELDGKIKFLIEKLAHFKIDGDVVRTYAGPVVSTFEFKPAANVKVSRILNLQDDLAMALSAETIRIQAPIPGKDVVGIEIPNEKIDTIYLRELIDSKLFQESSSPLTIVLGKDIVGKPFITDLKKLPHLLIAGTTGSGKSVGINAMILSLLYKNSPDQLRLLMIDPKMLEFSIYNDIPHLLTPVITKAKQAIVALNNMVHEMERRYALMSENRTKNIESYNEKVKKEGGEHLPYIVVIIDELADLMMTSGKDVEISIARLAQMARASGIHLVVATQRPSVDVVTGLIKANLPSRISYRVGQKVDSKIILDQQGAESLLGKGDMLFTPPGSTGLVRLHAPWSTEEEIEKIVDFIKSQRAPNYDKSFLIEENENSYSSNESYEELDPMFDEAKNVVLSDRKTSISYLQRKLQIGYNKSARLIEQLENEGILSAPNSKGMRDIL is encoded by the coding sequence TTGAAAGATACTCTATTTATACTCTGTTTTGGGCTACTTACATATCTTGGATTCGCTACAATTTTTGGAGACACTGCTTTAATGGGAAGTTATGGCGCTGTTTTTGCGCAATACAATCACAAATATTTTGGTTATATCTCTTACATGTATATATTTGCTTCTTTAATTCCACTCTATATTTTTTATAAACAAAGCAGTATTAACAGTAGAGTTGTGGAGTTAAGCGTGGCTTCTGTTTTGGTATTTTTTGCTCTTTTACTTGCTCAAGCATTGCTTATAACTAATGAGTTAAGAGGCGAAGTTGTTGCTGGATTTGTTAATTTTTTATCTCCATTCATTGGTCTTTTTGGTCTTTGGACTCTTTGGTTTATAATTGCGATTTTATCTATGGTTATCATTTTTGATAGAAGCGCTCATGAGATGGTTGATGTACTATATGCTAAGCTTAAAAAATCAGGTATCAAGAGAGAAGATAAAGGTATAAAAAAAAGCTTTGAAGCTAAATCTAAGAGCAACAGTATTGCTAAAGTATATGCAAATTTCAACAAAGAGCAAAAAGAACAAGAGAGTTCGCAAGATTATACTCAAGATGTTGTTGAGATAAAAGTTGAACCAGAGATAGAAGTTGAGCTAGAAATAGATCAACCAGCATATCTTAGAAAAGAGCAACCAAAAGTTGCACAAGAGAGCAAGAAAGTAAAAGAGCACAATATTTTAGAACTTGTTCATGAGATAAAAGAGCAAAAAAATACTATAGTTGTAGAAGAGCTAGAGGAGAATGCCAAGCTTTTAGCAACGATAGAAAAAGGAAGTGTTGAAAAACCAAAGAACTTTAAACTTCCATCTATTGAGTTTCTACAAAAACCAAACAACAAAGCACATAGCGTAGATGAGAGCGAACTAGATGGGAAGATAAAATTTCTTATAGAAAAGTTAGCTCACTTTAAAATAGATGGCGATGTCGTAAGAACTTATGCTGGACCAGTAGTATCAACCTTTGAGTTTAAACCTGCTGCAAATGTAAAAGTTTCAAGAATCTTAAATCTTCAAGATGACTTAGCTATGGCACTAAGTGCTGAAACTATTCGTATTCAAGCACCAATCCCAGGAAAAGATGTTGTAGGTATTGAGATTCCAAACGAAAAGATTGATACTATCTACTTACGAGAACTGATTGATAGTAAACTGTTTCAAGAATCATCTTCTCCTCTTACTATCGTTTTGGGTAAAGACATAGTTGGTAAACCCTTTATAACAGACCTCAAAAAGCTTCCGCATCTTCTTATAGCTGGAACAACGGGAAGTGGTAAGAGTGTCGGTATAAATGCGATGATACTCTCTCTCTTATATAAAAATTCGCCAGACCAGCTTAGGCTTCTTATGATAGACCCAAAGATGCTAGAGTTCTCTATCTATAATGATATTCCGCATCTATTAACTCCAGTCATCACAAAAGCAAAACAGGCTATTGTAGCACTCAATAACATGGTTCATGAGATGGAGAGACGCTACGCTTTAATGAGTGAGAACAGAACAAAAAATATAGAGAGCTACAATGAAAAGGTAAAAAAAGAGGGTGGAGAGCATCTTCCCTACATAGTTGTTATCATAGATGAATTGGCAGATTTGATGATGACAAGCGGTAAAGATGTAGAAATATCCATAGCAAGACTTGCTCAAATGGCAAGAGCTTCAGGGATTCACTTAGTTGTAGCAACGCAAAGACCATCGGTTGATGTCGTAACTGGGCTAATTAAAGCAAATCTTCCATCTCGTATATCTTACAGAGTAGGGCAGAAGGTTGATAGTAAAATCATACTAGACCAACAAGGTGCGGAGTCACTCTTAGGAAAAGGCGATATGCTCTTTACTCCTCCAGGTTCCACTGGTTTAGTGCGTCTTCATGCACCGTGGAGTACTGAAGAGGAGATAGAGAAGATTGTTGATTTTATAAAATCACAAAGAGCACCAAACTACGATAAAAGTTTTTTAATTGAAGAAAATGAAAACAGCTACTCATCAAATGAGAGTTATGAAGAGCTTGACCCAATGTTTGATGAAGCTAAAAATGTAGTACTGAGTGATAGAAAAACATCCATCTCATATCTTCAAAGAAAACTACAAATCGGCTACAACAAATCTGCAAGATTGATTGAACAGCTTGAAAATGAGGGTATCTTATCTGCACCAAACTCAAAAGGGATGCGTGATATTTTATAA
- a CDS encoding sensor domain-containing diguanylate cyclase: MQKISKIVILILFLIGGTLFLFNNFINNYNNEIEKTQYKIDGIEFAQKIQKFILKIQKLRGYSQFDQFSVDDAGYKSILNSVELIKADAKKDIQDIRALKELYPSLYDGGYDYVIDDVKLIMDSSSEDKIVMYQKYTYAIEELKEKAYYLGFKSKLLLEADGDKYFFVEIMLKHLPNLIEVIGKIRAKTSKAILDESADNELLYTIKNNCLLCEEHIKLIYKTINEIHDDVEKTRLLSQLENISSETQKMQEYVKNTVLLHDAKIEALEFFKISTNVIDKMFILYSINAEFLNQKLNKKLDELKKTKLYGTIIGAFVVLLIFITIASMVRSYMLYAKSEKKIKNNLTSIINLKNDLEKCKTIEEIASSSLYFFANKFGVIQGAIYIFDEENNKLYLASSYATNKMKPIVELGEGIIGEVGVQKKIIHTDLNDDKKIKFRMEAITAEPSNICTIPLISYDKIFGVLQLGFLKKHENIHNEDFAYFIDMIIGFLRDAKYLDTNKEYIELIDKYVITSKTNKKGIITEVSDAFTKISGYSKKEIIGKSHSIVAHPDTPKELYKNMWEIILSGKIYKGEIKNLNKSGAEYWIETTITPKTDKYSNILGFSAIIRDITDKKRIEEYSITDALTGLYNRRFFDTNFNKEYKISKRDNKNLVLLIIDIDYFKQYNDYYGHQKGDEILKLVSLSMKSLFKRANDYVYRLGGEEFGISFYTNDKESALKRAESLRKNIEHLKIEHASSEISGYLSISIGISFIPKECAMEVNEIYNITDKALYRAKNKGRNRVEEASISL, encoded by the coding sequence ATGCAAAAAATATCTAAAATTGTTATTCTAATTCTTTTTTTAATTGGAGGAACACTTTTTTTATTTAATAACTTTATAAATAATTATAACAATGAGATAGAGAAAACACAATATAAAATTGATGGCATAGAGTTCGCACAAAAAATCCAAAAATTTATACTTAAAATCCAAAAATTAAGAGGATATAGCCAGTTTGATCAATTTTCTGTGGATGATGCAGGATATAAAAGTATATTAAACAGTGTTGAGTTGATAAAAGCAGATGCAAAAAAAGATATTCAAGATATAAGGGCTTTAAAAGAGTTATATCCATCACTTTATGATGGTGGTTATGATTATGTTATAGATGATGTTAAACTTATAATGGATAGCTCATCTGAAGACAAAATAGTAATGTATCAAAAATATACATATGCGATAGAGGAGCTAAAAGAGAAAGCTTACTATCTGGGGTTTAAGTCAAAGTTACTCTTAGAAGCAGATGGTGATAAATACTTTTTTGTAGAGATTATGCTTAAGCATCTGCCAAATCTTATAGAAGTGATTGGCAAGATAAGAGCAAAAACAAGTAAAGCTATTTTAGACGAATCTGCAGATAATGAACTTCTATACACTATTAAGAACAACTGTCTTTTGTGTGAGGAGCATATCAAACTAATATATAAAACAATAAATGAGATTCATGATGATGTTGAAAAAACAAGACTTCTTTCTCAACTTGAAAATATAAGTAGTGAAACTCAAAAGATGCAGGAGTACGTTAAAAATACAGTTCTTTTACATGATGCAAAGATTGAAGCGTTGGAATTTTTCAAAATATCTACAAATGTTATCGATAAAATGTTTATACTATATAGTATAAATGCAGAGTTTTTAAATCAAAAATTAAATAAAAAATTGGATGAGTTAAAAAAGACAAAATTATATGGAACGATAATAGGAGCTTTTGTTGTTCTTCTTATATTTATAACTATTGCATCTATGGTAAGAAGTTACATGTTGTATGCAAAAAGTGAAAAAAAGATTAAAAACAACCTAACATCAATAATAAATCTTAAAAATGATTTAGAAAAGTGTAAAACTATTGAAGAAATTGCGTCATCATCTCTCTATTTTTTCGCAAATAAATTTGGTGTCATTCAGGGCGCAATTTATATATTTGATGAAGAGAATAATAAACTCTATTTAGCATCATCTTATGCTACAAATAAAATGAAACCCATAGTAGAGCTTGGAGAAGGAATAATAGGGGAGGTTGGAGTTCAAAAAAAGATTATCCATACAGACTTAAATGATGATAAAAAAATAAAGTTTCGCATGGAAGCAATCACTGCAGAGCCTTCAAATATATGCACAATCCCACTTATTAGTTATGATAAAATATTTGGTGTTTTACAATTAGGTTTTTTAAAAAAACATGAAAATATCCATAACGAAGATTTTGCATATTTTATAGATATGATTATTGGTTTTTTACGTGACGCAAAATATTTAGATACAAATAAAGAGTATATAGAACTAATTGATAAATATGTAATAACATCAAAAACAAATAAAAAAGGGATTATCACAGAAGTTAGTGATGCTTTTACAAAGATATCTGGATATTCAAAAAAAGAGATTATAGGGAAATCTCACTCTATTGTTGCCCATCCAGACACGCCAAAAGAGCTTTATAAAAATATGTGGGAGATAATTCTCTCTGGTAAAATATATAAAGGCGAGATAAAAAATCTAAACAAGAGCGGTGCGGAGTATTGGATAGAGACTACTATAACCCCAAAAACAGATAAATACAGTAATATTTTAGGTTTCTCAGCTATCATAAGAGACATTACAGACAAGAAAAGGATTGAAGAGTACTCAATTACTGATGCCTTAACGGGGCTTTATAACAGACGTTTTTTTGATACAAATTTTAATAAAGAGTACAAAATATCAAAAAGAGATAATAAAAATTTAGTTTTATTGATTATTGATATTGACTATTTTAAACAGTATAACGACTATTATGGTCATCAAAAAGGTGATGAGATATTAAAGCTAGTCTCTTTGAGTATGAAATCTTTATTTAAAAGAGCAAATGATTATGTATATAGACTAGGCGGAGAAGAGTTTGGTATATCTTTTTATACAAACGATAAAGAGAGTGCTCTAAAGAGAGCGGAATCTTTAAGAAAAAATATAGAGCATTTAAAAATAGAGCATGCATCTAGTGAAATTTCAGGATACCTATCCATATCTATAGGTATCTCTTTTATACCAAAAGAGTGCGCTATGGAAGTCAATGAAATATACAATATAACGGACAAAGCACTCTATAGAGCTAAAAATAAGGGTAGAAATAGAGTTGAAGAGGCTTCTATTAGTCTCTAA